From Salinicoccus roseus, the proteins below share one genomic window:
- a CDS encoding Na+/H+ antiporter NhaC family protein, protein MKDNTRGNPLALLPLLVFVALFIGTGIIARDFQAMPITVAVIIAIVAAMFIKPKDRLNEKIGILTRGAGRENIMLMVLIFLLAGAFSQVAENMGAVESTVNLGLSLLPSSLLLIGLFITCCFISISMGTSTGTVVALAPIAIGIAGQTDLSLALALATVIGGAMFGDNLSVISDTTIVSTQSQEVKMSDKFKTNFFIVLPGAIATVIILWFISSGQSTTPATDLDYNLFKVLPYLAVLVIALLGVNVLIVLSGGIVFAGLVGVLDGSYTFTSFVAAAGEGISNMQNIAIIAILIGGLIALIQHYGGIDYLLHFITSRIRSRKGAEFGIAALVSATDLSTANNTISIIITGPLARNIADEYGVDRRKSASVLDIFAAAFQGLIPYGGQMLAAAGLAAISPVAMIPYSIYPAMLLICGIIAILIGFPRRLNA, encoded by the coding sequence GGCAATCCACTTGCACTGCTCCCCCTGCTCGTTTTTGTTGCGCTGTTCATCGGTACCGGCATCATCGCCCGGGACTTCCAGGCGATGCCGATCACCGTAGCAGTCATCATCGCCATCGTTGCAGCGATGTTCATAAAACCGAAAGACCGGCTGAATGAAAAGATCGGCATCCTGACCCGGGGTGCCGGCCGGGAGAACATCATGCTGATGGTGCTCATCTTCCTGCTCGCCGGTGCATTTTCACAAGTTGCCGAGAACATGGGTGCTGTAGAATCCACAGTCAACCTTGGCCTGTCACTCCTGCCGAGCAGCCTCCTGCTGATCGGGCTGTTCATCACCTGCTGCTTCATCTCCATTTCAATGGGGACATCAACAGGCACGGTTGTGGCACTCGCCCCCATTGCGATCGGCATAGCCGGACAGACAGACCTTTCATTGGCGCTGGCACTTGCCACGGTCATCGGTGGTGCCATGTTCGGGGACAACCTGTCGGTCATCTCCGATACGACGATCGTTTCCACCCAGTCGCAGGAAGTCAAGATGTCCGATAAGTTCAAGACGAACTTCTTCATTGTACTGCCGGGCGCAATTGCGACGGTCATCATACTCTGGTTCATTTCATCCGGACAGTCGACGACCCCTGCGACGGACCTTGACTACAACCTGTTTAAAGTACTGCCCTATCTCGCCGTTCTGGTGATTGCCCTGCTCGGGGTCAATGTGTTGATCGTACTTTCCGGAGGCATTGTCTTTGCCGGGCTGGTCGGTGTGCTTGATGGTTCCTATACATTCACATCATTCGTCGCCGCTGCCGGTGAAGGCATCAGCAATATGCAGAACATCGCCATCATCGCCATTCTGATCGGTGGACTCATTGCGCTGATCCAGCATTATGGCGGCATCGACTACCTGCTCCATTTTATCACAAGCAGGATCCGTTCCCGGAAGGGTGCGGAATTCGGCATCGCCGCACTCGTCAGTGCCACAGACCTCAGCACCGCCAACAATACTATTTCCATCATCATCACCGGGCCACTGGCCAGGAACATTGCCGACGAATATGGTGTGGACAGAAGGAAATCGGCGAGTGTGCTCGACATCTTCGCCGCCGCCTTCCAGGGGCTCATCCCCTACGGGGGACAGATGCTCGCTGCTGCAGGCCTCGCCGCCATTTCACCCGTCGCCATGATTCCATATTCCATCTATCCCGCAATGCTCCTGATCTGCGGCATCATCGCGATACTCATCGGTTTCCCGAGGAGACTGAATGCGTAA
- a CDS encoding amidohydrolase — protein MNMQQQIENVIEEVVTWRRTMHKHPELSFQEHWTSGYIKSELEKMGDIEISQPTETSILGIIKGAKPGRKIGLRADIDALPVQEERTDIDFVSKNDGAMHACGHDGHADILLGAAKVLVQNIDDLHGEVYLIFQHAEEEPPGGAQEMVATGLFDDLDFIYGQHLFTPIPTGKIGITNGPITSNSDTFDLKIQGRGGHASQPENSIDPIVIGGQVLNQFQTIISRIASPLDSAVISTTKFHAGSAKNIIPDSAMLEGSVRTINDETREMVRERMEKAVKGICDMYGATYDFSFNYGYSAVVNEDAVTDRVRKMATEEFGDKVFEYPLAMGGEDFAAFSRIIPATYAWIGAGNKEKDMEYPHHHPKFGIDEDSFIDGVKMMVLTAFEMTQPE, from the coding sequence ATGAACATGCAACAACAGATTGAGAATGTAATAGAAGAAGTCGTCACATGGCGCCGTACGATGCATAAGCATCCTGAACTGTCATTCCAGGAGCACTGGACAAGCGGCTATATAAAGTCGGAGCTTGAGAAAATGGGGGATATTGAAATCTCCCAGCCGACGGAAACGAGCATCCTCGGCATCATCAAAGGAGCGAAGCCAGGGCGGAAAATCGGTCTTCGGGCAGACATCGATGCACTCCCGGTTCAGGAAGAGCGTACAGACATCGATTTCGTCTCTAAAAATGACGGCGCGATGCACGCGTGCGGACATGATGGACATGCCGACATCCTGCTCGGGGCTGCTAAAGTGCTCGTGCAGAATATCGATGACCTTCATGGCGAAGTCTACCTGATTTTCCAGCATGCTGAGGAGGAACCGCCGGGCGGGGCGCAGGAAATGGTGGCGACCGGACTTTTTGATGATCTCGACTTCATCTATGGTCAGCATCTGTTCACGCCGATACCGACGGGCAAAATCGGCATTACGAATGGACCGATCACATCGAATTCCGACACATTCGACCTGAAAATCCAGGGGCGGGGCGGTCATGCTTCCCAACCCGAGAACTCGATCGACCCAATCGTCATCGGCGGCCAGGTCCTGAACCAGTTCCAGACAATCATTTCACGAATTGCATCACCGCTCGATTCCGCCGTTATCTCGACGACGAAATTCCATGCCGGCAGTGCGAAGAACATCATCCCGGACAGCGCGATGCTGGAAGGCAGCGTACGCACCATCAATGATGAGACACGGGAGATGGTCAGAGAGCGTATGGAAAAGGCGGTCAAAGGCATCTGCGACATGTATGGGGCAACTTATGACTTTTCATTCAACTACGGCTATTCCGCTGTAGTGAATGAAGATGCTGTGACGGACAGGGTCAGAAAGATGGCGACAGAGGAATTTGGGGACAAGGTATTTGAGTATCCGCTCGCAATGGGCGGGGAAGACTTCGCCGCCTTCTCCCGCATCATACCGGCGACCTACGCCTGGATCGGTGCAGGCAACAAGGAGAAGGATATGGAATATCCGCACCACCATCCGAAGTTCGGCATCGATGAAGACAGCTTCATCGACGGCGTGAAGATGATGGTCCTGACAGCATTTGAGATGACACAGCCTGAATAG